The Plodia interpunctella isolate USDA-ARS_2022_Savannah chromosome 9, ilPloInte3.2, whole genome shotgun sequence genome includes the window aattagtaggtactccgtacaacaagtaggtaggtacctaggtacttattaaatccatgccCATGCCTTAATGCGTCCAGGCCAAACAAGATGGCGGCTAGATTAATGTTGGCAACAAGGAAACACTAgtagacttttttttaatttcggaATAACAATGCACTCTAGGTGCCCCAAGCACAAGACGGGTGATCGATCTTTTCTCTCATACCTACTGGGATCCTTTAATCATCAAATTATTGGTACACGCGATCACGGAcgtacataaaaaaagatgATATAGATTGACATTGACAACACTTAAAGGACTAAGTTCGAAGGCTAATTAAATTGTCTTGTCTAGGGTTAAATATTACCACCCTTACCTACATACTATtgataatttctatttatttatttaaatttatattaaacttacaCCTATCTTGCCTAATGTTGGTTTCCcgaaaattaagtaaatattataaattctggCAATActgtaacaatattataacaagcgaaaatattctttaaaccTTTACAGTAGTGTCTTTTTTTAACTGCGCGGAAGTAATAAAGAGAGAGttgtatacttatatttcataacaccTAAAAGTGAAATCGAATACTGAGACCAAATTGGCAAATGACTAACGTGTGAATTCGGATTTGCTTTTCTAATTTTGAAAGATCAGAAAGTTAtcgatctttaaaattattctacttCTTTTACATGTTTTAGTTTCCTATTCTAATTATTAAGTAACTTAcccaaaaattaaacttaaattttaaaagtgaaaaaataataataaaataattaggtaggtTTATGCATTGATAATATCTATTTCATAGAtgactgttttattattgtaggtAGGAAGTTGTAGTGTAGGTAACATTACTTTCTTACTTTAATTGCttaattacctacataaataggtacctatccaatttttattttgacaattgTTATTCTAATTgttattaagttaattttattaattcaaagaaattaaaactatcttACGATACCTGctaagattatttttctttgctaGGTAGGTACGTATAATATTGATAGAAAACAAATGTTGATAAAATAGTGAATCCATGGTGTCACAGAAGTTGATTTTTTAAGTTGCTTgaacttaaatatattgaaaatagaaactaaaactaaaaattattaaatacttaaaaaataatttgttgagTAAATTGGAGTGGGTAGTGTTATAGTTCGACTGTTGTATTCATTAACCCCATACAATAATTACAGTACAATAATTAAGCATAAAATGAGtgtaacattacattttttttaaaataaaataatgcatttaaGTAATACTCataataaattcctttatttcgatattattttcgtgtaatataaattttgggTAATTTTAATCTACTTTGGCAACACTAAAGTTTAGTGACGACACAAATATGTCGATTTTGCGTCATCATATCGTGAACATCTCTCAAACGGGGAGGACGTGGGATGAAAGTGTGCAGTGCTTAACtagaaacattatatatttttcaaatgtttctAATATCGAAATTATAAAGTACAAAGTTATAGGATAGGTAACTATCGATgttgtgtaattaatttgctTTTTCATGTTAGTATGTACGTcatattaggtacttaaattttttttgtttgctttCAGGTTCCTCGTAGAGGCGCCGCCATCATGGCGTCGGACGAACAATTCTCATTATGTTGGAACAATTTCCACGCGAATATGTCAGCAGGCTTTCATGGCCTGCTGTCGCGTGGAGACTTAGTAGATGTAACGTTGGCTGCCGAAGGCAGGTTATTACAGGCACACAAATTAGTTTTATCAGTATGTTCTCCCTATTTTCAAGAAATGTTCAAAATGAACCCAACTCAACATCCTATAGGTATGTATGAACAGGATTCTAATGTGGTTTTTCATGAGTTTGCATATTGTGACTTGTATTTtcatctgtttttttttttgtttcagtatttttaaaagatgtTAGTCATTCTGCGTTAAGAGACTTATTACAGTTTATGTACCAAGGTGAAGTTAATGTTAAGCAAGAAGAATTAGCGTCGTTTATTAGTACAGCGGAACAACTTCAAGTGAAAGGTTTAACCGGTAATCAAAATGAAGACAGTTCCACGCCATCAAAACCAAAGCCGACTTCAAGGCCAGGCCCGAGGTCGTCACAACAAAGGCAATCTGTTATGAAGTTAGAGACTGATTTAGATTCTAAGCCCTCCTCAACTCCAGTAGCAATTAAGCGACCAAATAGGCCATCAATAGCATCAAATAACTCTTCATCTTCACAAAGTGGACCTGCGAAACGGAAATGTGTAGACCCATTAGAAGCCGGGCCATCTGGTTCTGCGAAAGAAGAATTCGTAACGATACCGGATGAGGACGAAAATAACGCTGTAGCACCGAAAATGGAACCTGAATTTGTTAATGAAAGCATGTGGGATGATGACGAAGATGGCGCTAATAATGACGAAACAAATTTCGGCGAAGACGACTCTAATATGGAAATGACTGGTAAATATcactctttatttattaaaaactttatagattaagatttattatggcctaacaaatttatttttctaggtTTTGATGGTTCGGCAACTGGCGATGGTAATATGAGTGGAGGAGGCGATGGTGGAGCTGTAGGCGATGCACAAGGTAGGTTTGCAAATTCATTTTCACGGACgataacgtcaaatttgacgttattGTCTCAATTTAGTGAAtgaccaattttttttaaagttaaaattttacattggtCATTGACAATTAgcattaaaaatgaaatttgtaagttagtttaagtattttagtatgtaggtagtatttaaaagtacctagcattagaaattttaatgttgtatTTCAGTTACAGGTGCTATAAAATGTGAGGTAATGAAAGGTATAAAGGTTcttggtaaaaaaaaaggtttggTGAAATAGTAACTGTATACGGTTTTTACAAATGGTAATATGGTAACTCTCTGGTATGGTTTTATTGTGAGTTAGGTATGAAAGGTAAATGTGTAAAAGCTCTTGGTGCTTTACCTGTATGTGCAATTTCATGTTTTTCAGGTTCTTTTATAGGGATGGTTTCAAGGttttataggtaggtacctactctgCCTAGGTAAGTACATACGTATTGTAACAAAATGTACTATCAACAGCACATCTGTTACCCTGCGTAAACCAATTAAttcgagtttgcaatgaatatggGTAGGttcatgtgctgttgactataaTTTTGTTGGCGAGTTTCTACCTATGGAACTTTGTACCCTGGGGCTAGCTCAAATTGTTATAATGCACTACTTTGGTACTACATTACTCTGTACTAGGCGCATATAGGCGTCACAAAGTGCCTTTCAGTGCCACGTTTGTCAAAGGTGTGCCTTTTGGgtcattttatctatattacaGCAGGCACTTGCATGAGGTTTTACTTAtctggtaggtacctacctactgtgGTATGTACATCTCATGCTATGCTAATTTCCCCTCCATAGCAATTTCTCAGGGCTCTGTTAATTCTTGCTGTCATTAAAGCGGTACTACCCATTAGTACTAATGGGCTCAGGATTAATCGGTCAAATTTTAGAAACAAGACCTCCGGTGAGGCTTGTCTGAACAGATGGGAACAAAGGAAAATTAGGTATCCACCTACCACACCGATTCACACGTCACAACCAAGGCGCGCAAGATCTGTCAGTGGTTTGAACACAGTATATTACAGTATGCATGTAACCAAAAATTCCTGATTTATtaccaaaaaattaaatttagaaaaatgggtgcttttccaatatttttcaagataCCCTTGATAATCTTGATATCAAGATATCTTTGAAAAATTGGAAAACATAGGTAGcaaacattgaaaaatatgacTATTTCTATTACAATCTGGTCCCTCCGGTAGGTACTACCTACTTTTCtataccattattataaagaggcagtttatgattttgtatgtttgaggcgggtaatctccgaaactaccgaaccgatttcaaaaattctttcaccattagaaaggcacATTGTCctagattgctataggcaattttctcaaaattctcacgggagcgtagccccgggcaacatctagtatagtaataaaatatttaccggTAGCTCGTACCGGCCGAGAAGATAGTGACACTGAATTTCCCCCGCCTGCCTACTGGAAGTAGGTACTTGTAAGTAACaagagaaaatgaaaaaatgtaattacattttaacctCCTTGACATAGGCACCATCTTTTTAGGTCTTCGTTTCATGTTCAAACCAATTTAgtatattaggtaggtactacttTATCATTAGTAACTTTCAAATTGTCTCCAGTTACTACTAATGATGAATAGTGATAAAAGATAAAGAGAGATCCTTATTATGCCATTCTTGTCACCACGCACGTCGCATTCCTATCACCCCATTCTACCTTCACTCCTAATAGGTACTGATTTCGGTAGTCTCTTTTCGTCTCGCGCTTTAGTAGGTAGCCCAATATTCCGTTCTGTAAGTCCATCATCCATCCATCACTAACTTTGGGTCACATTCACACGGCGCCGATCACTTCCCTACACTTTTTCCATCCaaagaacaaaaacaaactttcacattttataagtTTCGATATGGATTTATAGGATAACTAAATCTTGGTCTTATGTTATGTATGGAAATGGCGATGGTGGTTTTATATTACCACTCGGTAATAGATGGCGACACTTGTTTCAGAAGTGGTAAGttgtaattttactttgaCAAGACTGGGATATGGTACCGGTTTCATAGGTATAcgtaatttacaaaaaatgtaaatttcatctaaaaatgtattattggaatattttaaaaaataaatttattttaggttaccagctaatatatatagtatatattatacatattagtcaaataatagtaataataactcggaatataaaaatgaacataaaatattgaacataATATTGTAGAGAAAAGGCtgccgcttcttcacctgctttttgaaaattagcAGTAGACTTACGCTTTAGCGGACGCACGACTGCTGCACGACTGCTATAGCAGTcgtaacaattaaacttttttgtctCGTTGAGCGTCCACGAAAGTGACTAAGACATTTTTGATGCCAATAAGAATTGTAGGTATGCCAATAACTTATGTcaccaaatcaaatcatttattcagaaattaggccttcacaggcactttcacgttatattctaaattaaatgatatttaccaaagttacaaactactagcatttaggaacgaccactgctgagaagaaatgccgaaagaaactcattcagtgttggtccctattatgcctgaagggcttaccatttttataatataaatttatgtgtaatttttatcagtaatataacaatgtaagtacacaataaagcacatggtcaaaaggtatactgaaacatattatgattgtcatcaagtgctgatgaaaggaaaaaaaaaggtatatatTAAACCAGAGATTAAGCATTGCCATTCAACGGTGCAATGCTGTCAGCCTTTTGGGCACGCTACCTCAAGGTAACGAATTAAAgggactggcatttttgtaaatgtatataaacaattattttctttttgtaaaattgtttttattagttttattttagttgtataaagtagcttaggttaaaataatgttatgtatgtaaaaaaaaatgtgacgttcgaataaaataaaatagatttataaaatcattgtGGTAATTTATAGattgtaacaatgcagctggatcattatacgaaGATTTGAAGTTGCTTGGAAagttctattaaaaataaaaaatataagaataattgGACAAGACCCAACTCTCTAAGTGTTCTTTTACTGGGTTCAGCGTGGGAAGAGAGGGAAGAGAAGAAGCTGTCCGGCACTTCCTACGTTCTTCCTGATTCAGAAAAATTAGTTCAATATAAATCCacctaatatttaaatatggaaatttTGCCTAAAGATATAGGTACACGTAGAAATATGGGGACGGATGGTTCCATACTGTTACAAGCTACTTCCAATCCTTAtctttacattaaaaaagtaGTCCTGGCGCGTGTC containing:
- the mod(mdg4) gene encoding protein tramtrack, beta isoform isoform X31 — protein: MASDEQFSLCWNNFHANMSAGFHGLLSRGDLVDVTLAAEGRLLQAHKLVLSVCSPYFQEMFKMNPTQHPIVFLKDVSHSALRDLLQFMYQGEVNVKQEELASFISTAEQLQVKGLTGNQNEDSSTPSKPKPTSRPGPRSSQQRQSVMKLETDLDSKPSSTPVAIKRPNRPSIASNNSSSSQSGPAKRKCVDPLEAGPSGSAKEEFVTIPDEDENNAVAPKMEPEFVNESMWDDDEDGANNDETNFGEDDSNMEMTGFDGSATGDGNMSGGGDGGAVGDAQDITFTTSARGTPIIIIKHYRFSRQKVFGMRIRWYCSTHHNRGCKAAITSIGNSIVRINNEHCHPPVIIKKNNYLPHVN
- the mod(mdg4) gene encoding protein tramtrack, beta isoform isoform X34 — translated: MASDEQFSLCWNNFHANMSAGFHGLLSRGDLVDVTLAAEGRLLQAHKLVLSVCSPYFQEMFKMNPTQHPIVFLKDVSHSALRDLLQFMYQGEVNVKQEELASFISTAEQLQVKGLTGNQNEDSSTPSKPKPTSRPGPRSSQQRQSVMKLETDLDSKPSSTPVAIKRPNRPSIASNNSSSSQSGPAKRKCVDPLEAGPSGSAKEEFVTIPDEDENNAVAPKMEPEFVNESMWDDDEDGANNDETNFGEDDSNMEMTGFDGSATGDGNMSGGGDGGAVGDAQVSFVTSRKGNRLIKMNGYTYASSKPSNLLKAKILWRCSTHQIHGCRASVVTYNDQVVYISGLHLHEPVHNTYREWIG
- the mod(mdg4) gene encoding protein tramtrack, beta isoform isoform X15 → MASDEQFSLCWNNFHANMSAGFHGLLSRGDLVDVTLAAEGRLLQAHKLVLSVCSPYFQEMFKMNPTQHPIVFLKDVSHSALRDLLQFMYQGEVNVKQEELASFISTAEQLQVKGLTGNQNEDSSTPSKPKPTSRPGPRSSQQRQSVMKLETDLDSKPSSTPVAIKRPNRPSIASNNSSSSQSGPAKRKCVDPLEAGPSGSAKEEFVTIPDEDENNAVAPKMEPEFVNESMWDDDEDGANNDETNFGEDDSNMEMTGFDGSATGDGNMSGGGDGGAVGDAQAEFIMSQRGKTVVRLAGFLYYFKKETKLGIKHWRCSCIRNGCLAKIHTLDNAIIEIKGKHTHRPPNKRRYLLENKIDSIIPIIKRL
- the mod(mdg4) gene encoding protein tramtrack, beta isoform isoform X45, producing MASDEQFSLCWNNFHANMSAGFHGLLSRGDLVDVTLAAEGRLLQAHKLVLSVCSPYFQEMFKMNPTQHPIVFLKDVSHSALRDLLQFMYQGEVNVKQEELASFISTAEQLQVKGLTGNQNEDSSTPSKPKPTSRPGPRSSQQRQSVMKLETDLDSKPSSTPVAIKRPNRPSIASNNSSSSQSGPAKRKCVDPLEAGPSGSAKEEFVTIPDEDENNAVAPKMEPEFVNESMWDDDEDGANNDETNFGEDDSNMEMTGFDGSATGDGNMSGGGDGGAVGDAQGQFTFVTSLKGKRLLRYKEYNFYACRSIGVRTRWVCSTHHTKGCRSAITTIADEVIRVKDEHNHLPVPQRGCNY
- the mod(mdg4) gene encoding protein tramtrack, beta isoform isoform X43; this translates as MASDEQFSLCWNNFHANMSAGFHGLLSRGDLVDVTLAAEGRLLQAHKLVLSVCSPYFQEMFKMNPTQHPIVFLKDVSHSALRDLLQFMYQGEVNVKQEELASFISTAEQLQVKGLTGNQNEDSSTPSKPKPTSRPGPRSSQQRQSVMKLETDLDSKPSSTPVAIKRPNRPSIASNNSSSSQSGPAKRKCVDPLEAGPSGSAKEEFVTIPDEDENNAVAPKMEPEFVNESMWDDDEDGANNDETNFGEDDSNMEMTGFDGSATGDGNMSGGGDGGAVGDAQVEFIESQKGRQLIRYNKYTYNCVYASQARAATGKARWACSTHYSKGCRATIHVVENMIVAVRHNHNHPPKLMKDF
- the mod(mdg4) gene encoding protein tramtrack, beta isoform isoform X19 produces the protein MASDEQFSLCWNNFHANMSAGFHGLLSRGDLVDVTLAAEGRLLQAHKLVLSVCSPYFQEMFKMNPTQHPIVFLKDVSHSALRDLLQFMYQGEVNVKQEELASFISTAEQLQVKGLTGNQNEDSSTPSKPKPTSRPGPRSSQQRQSVMKLETDLDSKPSSTPVAIKRPNRPSIASNNSSSSQSGPAKRKCVDPLEAGPSGSAKEEFVTIPDEDENNAVAPKMEPEFVNESMWDDDEDGANNDETNFGEDDSNMEMTGFDGSATGDGNMSGGGDGGAVGDAQVHFVMSRKGNRMIKVNSYTYASTRPSQATSSKLVWRCSTHHIHGCRASVTTINDELISVSGIHIHEPVFAMHKLWIGEISRF
- the mod(mdg4) gene encoding protein tramtrack, beta isoform isoform X16; the encoded protein is MASDEQFSLCWNNFHANMSAGFHGLLSRGDLVDVTLAAEGRLLQAHKLVLSVCSPYFQEMFKMNPTQHPIVFLKDVSHSALRDLLQFMYQGEVNVKQEELASFISTAEQLQVKGLTGNQNEDSSTPSKPKPTSRPGPRSSQQRQSVMKLETDLDSKPSSTPVAIKRPNRPSIASNNSSSSQSGPAKRKCVDPLEAGPSGSAKEEFVTIPDEDENNAVAPKMEPEFVNESMWDDDEDGANNDETNFGEDDSNMEMTGFDGSATGDGNMSGGGDGGAVGDAQAVFKMSIRGNLQLLNNGFCYSKDKGKPNRRKTNKFARWYCSTHHSKGCKASVTTCLDKILFVNGEHNHPRKTTESCRRPVIVDPS
- the mod(mdg4) gene encoding protein tramtrack, beta isoform isoform X28 translates to MASDEQFSLCWNNFHANMSAGFHGLLSRGDLVDVTLAAEGRLLQAHKLVLSVCSPYFQEMFKMNPTQHPIVFLKDVSHSALRDLLQFMYQGEVNVKQEELASFISTAEQLQVKGLTGNQNEDSSTPSKPKPTSRPGPRSSQQRQSVMKLETDLDSKPSSTPVAIKRPNRPSIASNNSSSSQSGPAKRKCVDPLEAGPSGSAKEEFVTIPDEDENNAVAPKMEPEFVNESMWDDDEDGANNDETNFGEDDSNMEMTGFDGSATGDGNMSGGGDGGAVGDAQVNYVKNALGKEIAILGGYTFYCSQRTHTTLRWICSNHKICRARFVTSICEQRTIIRSKIEHTHPPQKFIVHKGTLVRM
- the mod(mdg4) gene encoding protein tramtrack, beta isoform isoform X27, coding for MASDEQFSLCWNNFHANMSAGFHGLLSRGDLVDVTLAAEGRLLQAHKLVLSVCSPYFQEMFKMNPTQHPIVFLKDVSHSALRDLLQFMYQGEVNVKQEELASFISTAEQLQVKGLTGNQNEDSSTPSKPKPTSRPGPRSSQQRQSVMKLETDLDSKPSSTPVAIKRPNRPSIASNNSSSSQSGPAKRKCVDPLEAGPSGSAKEEFVTIPDEDENNAVAPKMEPEFVNESMWDDDEDGANNDETNFGEDDSNMEMTGFDGSATGDGNMSGGGDGGAVGDAQVNFVQNTSGKEIAILDGFTFYCSQRSQSTLRWKCSSHNICKARFTTSNSDQRIVLRLNCEHTHPPSRFIVRKGTLVRM
- the mod(mdg4) gene encoding protein tramtrack, beta isoform isoform X26; amino-acid sequence: MASDEQFSLCWNNFHANMSAGFHGLLSRGDLVDVTLAAEGRLLQAHKLVLSVCSPYFQEMFKMNPTQHPIVFLKDVSHSALRDLLQFMYQGEVNVKQEELASFISTAEQLQVKGLTGNQNEDSSTPSKPKPTSRPGPRSSQQRQSVMKLETDLDSKPSSTPVAIKRPNRPSIASNNSSSSQSGPAKRKCVDPLEAGPSGSAKEEFVTIPDEDENNAVAPKMEPEFVNESMWDDDEDGANNDETNFGEDDSNMEMTGFDGSATGDGNMSGGGDGGAVGDAQVSFAHNASGKEVAILDGFTFNSDYRTQTTLRWRCTRYPNCKARFATTNCEQRTLIRSNTDHTHPPSRFIVRKGTIVRL
- the mod(mdg4) gene encoding protein tramtrack, beta isoform isoform X17, producing MASDEQFSLCWNNFHANMSAGFHGLLSRGDLVDVTLAAEGRLLQAHKLVLSVCSPYFQEMFKMNPTQHPIVFLKDVSHSALRDLLQFMYQGEVNVKQEELASFISTAEQLQVKGLTGNQNEDSSTPSKPKPTSRPGPRSSQQRQSVMKLETDLDSKPSSTPVAIKRPNRPSIASNNSSSSQSGPAKRKCVDPLEAGPSGSAKEEFVTIPDEDENNAVAPKMEPEFVNESMWDDDEDGANNDETNFGEDDSNMEMTGFDGSATGDGNMSGGGDGGAVGDAQVKFVKNISGKEIAIVDGFTFYCYRRTKNLLRWRCSSHNTCRAWFSTCTSQQRTIRRMSGKHSHPPSRFKVHKGTLLRIYKHDN
- the mod(mdg4) gene encoding protein tramtrack, beta isoform isoform X29; this encodes MASDEQFSLCWNNFHANMSAGFHGLLSRGDLVDVTLAAEGRLLQAHKLVLSVCSPYFQEMFKMNPTQHPIVFLKDVSHSALRDLLQFMYQGEVNVKQEELASFISTAEQLQVKGLTGNQNEDSSTPSKPKPTSRPGPRSSQQRQSVMKLETDLDSKPSSTPVAIKRPNRPSIASNNSSSSQSGPAKRKCVDPLEAGPSGSAKEEFVTIPDEDENNAVAPKMEPEFVNESMWDDDEDGANNDETNFGEDDSNMEMTGFDGSATGDGNMSGGGDGGAVGDAQVDFVQNASGKEIAVLDGFTFYCNRRTNNSLRWRCSSNNICKAWFTTSNSHQRIIRRLSTEHSHPPARFFVLNGTLVRI
- the mod(mdg4) gene encoding protein tramtrack, beta isoform isoform X13 — translated: MASDEQFSLCWNNFHANMSAGFHGLLSRGDLVDVTLAAEGRLLQAHKLVLSVCSPYFQEMFKMNPTQHPIVFLKDVSHSALRDLLQFMYQGEVNVKQEELASFISTAEQLQVKGLTGNQNEDSSTPSKPKPTSRPGPRSSQQRQSVMKLETDLDSKPSSTPVAIKRPNRPSIASNNSSSSQSGPAKRKCVDPLEAGPSGSAKEEFVTIPDEDENNAVAPKMEPEFVNESMWDDDEDGANNDETNFGEDDSNMEMTGFDGSATGDGNMSGGGDGGAVGDAQVIYARNKAGKELAVIDGYTFYVNYMTNTTLGWQCSKCQCKGKFTTTIAGPEARIIIRSKTQHNHERPQFQIRNGVLIYKYKCIQNFGLGS
- the mod(mdg4) gene encoding protein tramtrack, beta isoform isoform X20; this encodes MASDEQFSLCWNNFHANMSAGFHGLLSRGDLVDVTLAAEGRLLQAHKLVLSVCSPYFQEMFKMNPTQHPIVFLKDVSHSALRDLLQFMYQGEVNVKQEELASFISTAEQLQVKGLTGNQNEDSSTPSKPKPTSRPGPRSSQQRQSVMKLETDLDSKPSSTPVAIKRPNRPSIASNNSSSSQSGPAKRKCVDPLEAGPSGSAKEEFVTIPDEDENNAVAPKMEPEFVNESMWDDDEDGANNDETNFGEDDSNMEMTGFDGSATGDGNMSGGGDGGAVGDAQVRYVLSARGKNLALWNGYTYNPDSRRPKTISWQCTSRNHRLCRARFLTSKENGKIIKTHLEHTHPPPNYIINKGVLLRFCS
- the mod(mdg4) gene encoding protein tramtrack, beta isoform isoform X42 encodes the protein MASDEQFSLCWNNFHANMSAGFHGLLSRGDLVDVTLAAEGRLLQAHKLVLSVCSPYFQEMFKMNPTQHPIVFLKDVSHSALRDLLQFMYQGEVNVKQEELASFISTAEQLQVKGLTGNQNEDSSTPSKPKPTSRPGPRSSQQRQSVMKLETDLDSKPSSTPVAIKRPNRPSIASNNSSSSQSGPAKRKCVDPLEAGPSGSAKEEFVTIPDEDENNAVAPKMEPEFVNESMWDDDEDGANNDETNFGEDDSNMEMTGFDGSATGDGNMSGGGDGGAVGDAQEPIFFFNDKQHRMMKYKGFTYSWHTFVEDRQGVIKVRWRCIYRTKAKCTACIYTQEDEVKEARNREHNHLADDDD
- the mod(mdg4) gene encoding protein tramtrack, beta isoform isoform X33 — its product is MASDEQFSLCWNNFHANMSAGFHGLLSRGDLVDVTLAAEGRLLQAHKLVLSVCSPYFQEMFKMNPTQHPIVFLKDVSHSALRDLLQFMYQGEVNVKQEELASFISTAEQLQVKGLTGNQNEDSSTPSKPKPTSRPGPRSSQQRQSVMKLETDLDSKPSSTPVAIKRPNRPSIASNNSSSSQSGPAKRKCVDPLEAGPSGSAKEEFVTIPDEDENNAVAPKMEPEFVNESMWDDDEDGANNDETNFGEDDSNMEMTGFDGSATGDGNMSGGGDGGAVGDAQEMPVYKFVKSHRGNRILIMEGYRYSMKNYGRSPLKRILWRCSTHSAKGCTAQVHTIHDEIIAIKSFHIHPPTKKQRN
- the mod(mdg4) gene encoding protein tramtrack, beta isoform isoform X21, with amino-acid sequence MASDEQFSLCWNNFHANMSAGFHGLLSRGDLVDVTLAAEGRLLQAHKLVLSVCSPYFQEMFKMNPTQHPIVFLKDVSHSALRDLLQFMYQGEVNVKQEELASFISTAEQLQVKGLTGNQNEDSSTPSKPKPTSRPGPRSSQQRQSVMKLETDLDSKPSSTPVAIKRPNRPSIASNNSSSSQSGPAKRKCVDPLEAGPSGSAKEEFVTIPDEDENNAVAPKMEPEFVNESMWDDDEDGANNDETNFGEDDSNMEMTGFDGSATGDGNMSGGGDGGAVGDAQVKMLPDLCGNPRKVLMINGYTYSKSNPRGWYCSKRKTLHCPARARFNVQGNLTYLYENHNHDLPQYHVTKDGKYIKISRN
- the mod(mdg4) gene encoding protein tramtrack, beta isoform isoform X48; its protein translation is MASDEQFSLCWNNFHANMSAGFHGLLSRGDLVDVTLAAEGRLLQAHKLVLSVCSPYFQEMFKMNPTQHPIVFLKDVSHSALRDLLQFMYQGEVNVKQEELASFISTAEQLQVKGLTGNQNEDSSTPSKPKPTSRPGPRSSQQRQSVMKLETDLDSKPSSTPVAIKRPNRPSIASNNSSSSQSGPAKRKCVDPLEAGPSGSAKEEFVTIPDEDENNAVAPKMEPEFVNESMWDDDEDGANNDETNFGEDDSNMEMTGFDGSATGDGNMSGGGDGGAVGDAQDVTGSMRQSKESADDQWLHILQVQPQGLVLLQEEDPPLSGSGQVQCPRKPDLSVRKPQPRSTPIPRHERRKIY
- the mod(mdg4) gene encoding protein tramtrack, beta isoform isoform X24, which translates into the protein MASDEQFSLCWNNFHANMSAGFHGLLSRGDLVDVTLAAEGRLLQAHKLVLSVCSPYFQEMFKMNPTQHPIVFLKDVSHSALRDLLQFMYQGEVNVKQEELASFISTAEQLQVKGLTGNQNEDSSTPSKPKPTSRPGPRSSQQRQSVMKLETDLDSKPSSTPVAIKRPNRPSIASNNSSSSQSGPAKRKCVDPLEAGPSGSAKEEFVTIPDEDENNAVAPKMEPEFVNESMWDDDEDGANNDETNFGEDDSNMEMTGFDGSATGDGNMSGGGDGGAVGDAQDIMFTTSRFGRPVILYGGHRYNLHKNENCKAVWRCVKWRDGRCRARLVTVENVLVNVKDDHTHDIPHVFGPRVLHLTV
- the mod(mdg4) gene encoding protein tramtrack, beta isoform isoform X7, with translation MASDEQFSLCWNNFHANMSAGFHGLLSRGDLVDVTLAAEGRLLQAHKLVLSVCSPYFQEMFKMNPTQHPIVFLKDVSHSALRDLLQFMYQGEVNVKQEELASFISTAEQLQVKGLTGNQNEDSSTPSKPKPTSRPGPRSSQQRQSVMKLETDLDSKPSSTPVAIKRPNRPSIASNNSSSSQSGPAKRKCVDPLEAGPSGSAKEEFVTIPDEDENNAVAPKMEPEFVNESMWDDDEDGANNDETNFGEDDSNMEMTGFDGSATGDGNMSGGGDGGAVGDAQVEFVISNRGRRHMRLGGFSFYAEKVFPEKNKVRWRCTRRTCRAYAHTLHDRIFALSNVHSHEPPTLLPVTLPALPPTPASAAQRAFAQAALAAQAKSMLDE